In one window of Camelina sativa cultivar DH55 chromosome 15, Cs, whole genome shotgun sequence DNA:
- the LOC104747329 gene encoding nuclear cap-binding protein subunit 1 → MSNWKTLLLRIGEKGPEYGTSSDYKDHIETCFGVIRREIERSGDQVLPFLLQCAEQLPHKIPLYGTLIGLLNLENEDFVRRMVESVQVDFQDALDSGNCNSIRILLRFMTSLLCSKVIQPASLIVVFETLLSSAATTVDEEKGNPSWQPQADFYVICILSSLPWGGSELAEQVPDEIERVLVGIQAYLSIRKNSSTSGLNFFHNGEFESSLVEKDFVEDLLDRIQSLASNGWKLDSVPRPHLSFEAQLVAGKFHELRPIKCMEQPSPPSDHSRAYSGKQKHDALTRYPQRIRRLNIFPANKMEDVQPIDRFVVEEYLLDVLFYLNGCRKECASYMANLPVPFRYEYLMAETLFSQILLLPQPPFKTLYYTLVIMDLCKALPGAFPAVVAGAVRALFEKISDLDMESRTRLILWFSHHLSNFQFIWPWEEWAYVLDLPKWAPKRVFVQEVLQREVRLSYWDKIKQSIENASALEELLPAKAGQNFMYSLEEGSKEKTEEQKLSAELSKKVKEKQTARDMMVWIDEMIYPVHGFEVTLSVVVQTLLDIGSKSFTHLVTVLERYGQVFAKLCPDSDKQVMLLSQVSTYWKNNVQMTAVAIDRMMGYRLVSNQAIVRWVFSPENVDQFHVSDQPWEILGNALNKTYNRISDLRKEILNITKNVLVAEKASANARVELEAAESKLSLLEGEPVLGDNPAKMKRLKSTVEKTGEAELSLRESTEAKEALLNRALSETEVLLLLLFQSFLGVLKERLPDSTKVRSVQDLKSIGAEDDKSSAMEVDSENGNPKKSCEVGEREQWSISTLGYLTAFTRQYASEIWPHMEKLESEVFSGGDVHPLFLQAISSALQFPLQ, encoded by the exons ATGAGCAATTGGAAAACCCTTCTCCTTCGCATCGGCGAAAAGGGTCCTGAGTACGGCACTTCCTCCGACTACAAAGACCATATC GAGACTTGTTTTGGTGTTATTAGGAGAGAAATAGAGCGTTCTGGAGACCAAGTTTTGCCT TTTCTACTTCAATGTGCTGAACAATTGCCTCACAAGATTCCTTTGTATGGGACTTTG ATTGGTTTGTTGAACTTGGAGAATGAAGATTTTGTTCGGAGGATGGTAGAAAGTGTCCAAGTTGATTTCCAG GACGCTTTAGATTCTGGCAACTGCAACAGTATCCGTATATTGCTTCGCTTTATGACTTCCCTG TTGTGCAGTAAGGTTATTCAACCTGCTTCTTTGATTGTCGTGTTCGAAACATTGTTATCATCAGCTGCCACCACAGTGGATGAAGAGAAAGGAAATCCATCATGGCAACCACAAGCTGACTTCTACGTCATATGTATCTTGTCCAGCCTTCCATGGGGAGGATCAGAACTCGCTGAG CAAGTTCCTGATGAGATTGAAAGAGTGTTAGTTGGGATACAAGCTTATTTGAGCATCCGAAAGAATTCTTCCACCTCTGGATTAAACTTTTTCCACAACGGAGAATTTGAAAGTAGCCTTGTAGAGAAG GATTTCGTGGAGGATCTATTGGATCGAATACAGTCTCTGGCTTCCAATGGATGGAAACTTGATAGTG TACCTAGGCCTCATCTCTCATTCGAAGCCCAGCTTGTTGCTGGAAAGTTTCATGAGCTACGCCCTATTAAATGTATGGAACAGCCGAGTCCACCTTCTGATCATTCGAGAGCATACAGTGGCAAGCAAAAGCATGATGCATTGACAAGATATCCCCAGAGAATTCGTAGGTTGAATATATTCCCAGCTAATAAAATGGAG GATGTACAACCTATTGATCGCTTTGTTGTGGAAGAGTATTTGCTGGATGTGCTCTTCTATTTAAATGGATG CCGGAAGGAGTGCGCGTCTTACATGGCTAATCTTCCTGTTCCTTTTCGGTACGAGTATCTTATGGCAGAGACACTATTTTCTCAG ATACTGCTGCTACCGCAGCCACCATTCAAGACTCTTTATTATACACTCGTGATTATGGATCTTTGTAAG gctCTTCCGGGTGCCTTTCCTGCTGTTGTTGCTGGTGCTGTTCGTGCACTATTTGAGAAAATTTCCGACTTAGACATGGAATCCAGGACGCGCCTTATCCTATGGTTTTCTCACCACTT ATCCAACTTCCAATTCATCTGGCCGTGGGAAGAGTGGGCTTATGTTTTGGACCTTCCCAAATGGGCCCCTAAGCGTGTGTTTGTTCAGGAGGTTTTGCAGAGAGAAGTGCGCTTGTCTTACTGGGATAAAATTAAGCAG AGCATTGAAAATGCGAGTGCCCTTGAAGAATTGCTTCCTGCAAAGGCTGGTCAGAATTTTATGTATTCCCTGGAAGAGGGTAGTaaagagaaaacagaagaaCAGAAATTGTCAGCCGAATTGAGTAAGAAggtcaaagaaaaacaaactgcACGTGACATGATGGTGTGGATTGACGAAATGATATATCCAGTTCATGGTTTTGAAGTCACTCTTTCAGTAGTTGTACAAACTTTACTTGACATCGGATCAAAAAGTTTCACTCATTTGGTCACTGTCCTGGAGCGATATGGCCAAGTATTTGCAAAACTTTGTCCTGATAGTGATAAACAGGTGATGCTATTATCTCAAGTGAGTACATACTGGAAGAACAATGTACAAATGACAGCGGTGGCAATTGATAGGATGATGGGTTATAGACTAGTGTCTAATCAGGCAATTGTTAGATGGGTGTTCTCTCCAGAAAATGTTGATCAATTTCATGTGTCTGATCAGCCGTGGGAG ATACTTGGCAATGCTCTTAACAAGACTTATAATCGTATCTCTGATTTAAGGaaagaaatattaaacattACGAAAAATGTTTTGGTAGCTGAGAAAGCTTCAGCAAACGCACGAGTAGAGTTGGAGGCTGCTGAGAGCAAACTCTCCCTACTTGAGGGTGAGCCCGTGCTTGGTGACAATCCAGCGAAGATGAAGCGTTTGAAATCAACAGTGGAGAAGACAGGAGAGGCGGAGTTATCTCTTCGGGAGTCCACCGAGGCAAAAGAGGCCCTTCTTAACAGAGCTCTCTCTGAAACCGAG GTTCTactgctcctgctgttccaaagTTTCTTGGGTGTGTTGAAGGAACGGCTCCCAGATTCAACAAAAGTGAGATCAGTGCAGGATCTAAAATCTATAGGTGCGGAAGATGACAAGTCATCGGCGATGGAGGTGGACAGTGAGAATGGAAACCCAAAGAAGAGTTGTGAAGTCGGTGAGAGAGAACAGTGGTCCATATCAACACTTGGCTATCTCACAGCGTTCACAAGGCAATATGCGagtgag ATATGGCCTCACATGGAGAAGTTGGAGTCGGAGGTGTTCTCTGGTGGAGATGTGCATCCTCTTTTTCTTCAAGCCATATCTTCTGCACTTCAGTTCCCTTTACAATGA
- the LOC104748685 gene encoding uncharacterized protein LOC104748685 → MNCDEVGSNAITLYVEKEQVEPIKEVDGSKSKPDGIVSCDEGVDNGIVRSDMGDEYVEPPPVVEASQYVEPWEDGLGLSLRQEFPNKKALQDVVNKGTFVLSFGFVIKKSDLVRLVLRCTKDLCKWGLRAARVRNTDNFSIRRYTKMHTCSRASQIRTNSIVKRHGTPELVAALLHDHFPGKMETPTPKMTMDLVKTKLGVNISYSTTLRGKNQAITDLRGSSEDSYKMLYCYLHMLEKVNEGIITRVELDEKERFKYLFIYLGASIEGFQVMRKVIIVDATWLKNGYGGVLIFASTQDPNHHHYP, encoded by the coding sequence ATGAACTGTGATGAAGTAGGAAGTAATGCCATCACTTTGTATGTAGAAAAAGAACAAGTTGAGCCGATAAAGGAGGTTGATGGTAGTAAAAGTAAACCCGATGGAATCGTATCTTGTGATGAAGGTGTGGATAACGGTATAGTTAGATCGGATATGGGTGATGAATATGTAGAGCCCCCACCTGTTGTAGAAGCTAGTCAGTATGTAGAGCCATGGGAAGACGGTTTGGGTTTGAGTCTCCGTCAAGAATTTCCTAATAAGAAGGCATTGCAAGATGTGGTGAATAAAGGCACATTTGTtcttagttttggttttgttattaaaaagtCTGATCTTGTACGTTTGGTGCTTAGATGTACTAAAGATCTGTGCAAATGGGGTTTACGAGCCGCAAGGGTTAGAAATACAGATAATTTCTCGATTAGAAGGTACACCAAGATGCATACTTGCTCTAGGGCAAGTCAAATTAGAACCAACAGCATCGTGAAAAGGCATGGAACACCAGAATTAGTCGCAGCTCTTTTGCATGACCATTTTCCTGGAAAAATGGAAACTCCAACTCCTAAAATGACCATGGATCTTGTGAAGACCAAATTAGGTGTGAATATATCATACTCGACAACGTTGAGAGGAAAAAATCAAGCTATTACCGATTTGCGTGGTAGCTCTGAAGATAGCTACAAGATGTTGTATTGCTATTTGCACATGTTAGAGAAGGTGAATGAGGGCATAATAACACGTGTGGAATTGGATGAGAAGGAAAGATTCAAGTATCTATTCATATATTTGGGAGCTAGCATTGAAGGGTTTCAAGTAATGAGAAAAGTGATAATTGTTGATGCAACTTGGCTCAAGAACGGATATGGTGGTGTACTTATTTTTGCCTCGACTCAAGATCCTAATCATCACCACTACCCATAG